A window of Acidobacteriota bacterium genomic DNA:
TCATCGCCGTCGATCACCAACCTGATGTGCTGGAGCAAATGACCGGCGCCGTGATCTGGATGGATCAGGGCCGCGCCTCCGCCCCACAAACCTGGCAGAGTCTGCGGAGCAACTCAGAGCCTTCACTCCAGGCGCTCCTCGAGCCCCTTCAACCGCCGATTCGGACCATTGCGCGATCAGGCTTGTGAAAGCCGGGCTCGCCGATATGATGGCGTTCTTCTTTTAGCAGCACCGCCCGCCGGATGAGGTCGGTGAGCGCAGCCTCGTCGCCCGCTTCGAGCGCCGGCCGCAAATCCCATTCGCGCAGTGAAAACAGGCACGTCCGCAGTTGCCCGTCAGCGGTCACGCGCACGCGGCTGCACTGATTACAGAAAGGCGACGACACCGGCGCGATGATGCCGATCTCGCCCGGTGCGCCGTCCGCGAAACGGAAGCGGCGCGCGGTCTCGCTCCAGCGCGGCGCAATGGCTTCGAGCGGAAATACGCGCTCGATGCGCTCGCGCAGCTCGGCGATCGGTACCACGCGCTCGCGGCTCCAAAGCTCGCCCTGTTCCAAAGGCATGAATTCGATGAAGCGCAGCGCGATCGCGCGTTCGCGGGCGAAGGCGGCAAAGTCTTCAATCTCGTCGTCATTCACCCCGCGCACCAGCACCACATTGACCTTCAGCGGCGCTAGGCCCACGTCGGCAGCAGCCCGGATGGCCGCCAGCACATGCGGCAGCCCACCGGACACCCGCGTAATGCGCGCCGCCTTGGCCGTCTGCAGGCTGTCGAGGCTCACAGTCACCCGGTTCAGCCCGGCCGCGTGCAGCGCCTCCGCCTTAGGCGCCAGCAGATGGCCGTTGGTCGTGAGCGCAGTTTCGATGCCGCCCATTGCCGACAGAAACTGCACGAACTCGACCAGTCCCGCCCGCAGCAGCGGCTCGCCGCCCGTCAGTCGGATCTTGCGGATGCCCAGCCCGACAAAGACCTTCGCCAGCCGCTCCAGTTGCGGCCACGGCAAAGGTTCCGTGGCCGTGTGGCCGGGATCGCCATAGCGGCAGTAAACGCAGCGATAGTTGCAGCTCTCGGTCACCGATAGCCGCAGATCGGTAATGGCGCGGCCAAAACTGTCATACAGCCCGCCACGCAAATGCTGGTAATCGGCAGGCGTGTTGAGGTTGTCAAACAGCCGCGTGCCGAAGCGGGCAAGCTCGGCCGGCGCCAGGCATTGCTGCGGCGCTTGCGCCAGAATACCCGCGAGCGACGGCACCGGACCCGATCCCACCGCCGTGAGCCACGGCAGCAGCGCGCGTGTGTAGACCGCGCACAGCGGTTGATGTTCGGGCCAACTCCAGCCGTCACGGGCTTCGCTCCTCGCCATCAGATAGCGCAGAAACTCCGGCGTGACGTGCGGCAGATCGCACGCCAGCACCAGCACACGCGGCTGCCAGGCAAGTGCCGCCAGAATTCCGCCCACCGGACCCGAGCCGGTTACTGCGTCATCCAATCGCACCGTGCCCGCAACCTCGGGCAGCTCCATGCCCGCAGGCGCAACTACGGCCACGGCCGTGGCTCCAGCCCCGCGCGCCAACGCCACCATGTGCGCCAGCAGCGGTTGCCCCTGCCAGTCGAGCCAAGGCTTGGCGCGCCCCATGCGCCGGCTGGCGCCCCCGGCCAGAATGGCCACCGGCATCATAGCAACACCACTCCTACCGTCGCGCCCGAGGGCAGAACCGTCACGCCGGGAGAAATATGCACAAAGGCGTCGGCCGCCGCCGCTGCAGCGAGATCGGCCGAGCCGTGGTAGCGCACATCCACCGTTTCTACGCGCAATCGGTTAGCGCGCAGCCGCACCGGCCGGAACGAATCGAGCTGCAGCGGCTTGCCGGCATAATCAAAGCCCATAGCCGCGGAGACCGTCACCGGCGTGATCGCATCGGCATCCAGGCCGGCGAGCAGTTCGAACGCGGGGCGGACGAGCAGTGCGCAGGAAAGCATCGCGCCCAGCGGATTGCCGGGCAGGCCAAAGTAGAGCCGCCCGCCCAGTTCGCCGAACAACACCGGCCGTCCGGGCCGCACCCGCACCGCGTCGAACGCCAGCCGCACGCCGATGCTATCGAGCAGCGGCGCCACCAGGTCGGCGGAGCCGACCGACGCCCCGCCCGCAAACACGATCACATCGGCCCCGAGCGTCAGCGCCTCTTGCAGCGCCGCCTCCAGCGCCGCGGCTTCGTCGCGCACCAGGCGTTCGTACACCACCTCGGCGCCATAGCGCCGGCACTGCGCCTGCAACATGGGACCATTCGAGTTGCGGATCTGCGCCGCACCCGGCTGCGCCGTTGCCGCGACCAGTTCATCGCCCGAGGCGATGATGGCCACGCGCGGCGGCTGGAACACGACCAGCTCCGTCACCCCGGCGCTGGCGGCGGCGGCGATCATCGCCGGCGTCACGCGCCGCCCGGCCGCGGCCACGACCGCGCCTGCCGGGCTGTCGCTGCCCACCTTGGCGATGTTGTCGCCTTTATGCTCGCCCGCATTCACCACAATGCGGCCATCGCTGTCGATTTGGGTGTGCTCGATCATGACCACGGTATCGAGCTCCGCAGGTACCGCTGCGCCGGTCATAATGGCGACGCATCCGCCTGACCCGGCGCGTGGCGCCTCGCCGCTTCCCGCGCGCACTTCCCCCACGCAGCGCAGCGGCGCGCCGAGGTCGGCCGCGCGCAACGCATAACCATCGCGCATCGCGCGTCGGAATGGCGGCCAGGGGCGGTCGCTCTGCACCGGCTCCGCCAGCACCGGCGCCGCCGGCAACGGCACTTGCGCGAGCGGCCGCCGCGGCCAGTCGCGCTGCCGCCGCACCGCGGCGGCGGTATCGATCACCCGCTGGCGCGCCGTCCCGAGGCCGCACTCCTGCGCTGGCGGATGCTGATGGAACGCGGTTTGCGGCTCTGGGTGAGATAATCGAGTCATCGTGCCGCTGCCTAAGCCTCAATTATCGCACTTGCATCCGCGCGGCGGCGTGCGCATGGTCACCGTTACCGGCAAGCCCGCGACGGCACGGGTCGCCGGCGCGAGCGCGCGCGTGCACCTGCCGCCCGCCATGCTGCGCACCCTGCGGCGCGGCGCCGGCGCCAAAGGCGAGGTGCTCGAAATCGCGCGCATCGCCGGTATCCAGGCGGCGAAACGCACGGGGGAACTGATTCCTCTCTGCCATCCGCTGCCCCTGACCGGCATCGAGATGGACGCCCGCTATATACGGGACGGGATCGAATTGCGCAGCACCGTCGCCACCACGGCCCCGACCGGCGTCGAGATGGAAGCGCTGACCGCGGTCAGCGTGGCCGCGCTCACCGTCTACGACATGGCCAAGGCGCTCGGCCACGAGATCACCTTCGACGTCCGCCTCGAGCACAAATCCGGCGGCCGCTCCGGAAGCTGGAAGCGGGGAGCCTAGCCGGTGCCCCGTCCACCCAGGTTCCATTTTCCCTCTCCCTCGCCCAATCCCTCGCCCGGCGCGGCCGAGGGGGAGCCGACCAGCGGGAGGCGTCGGGGCGAAGCCCCGGCTACAGGCGGCGCGAGCCGCCGCCGACGCGCAATCGTAATTACCGTCAGCGATCGCAGCGCCCGCGGGGAGCGCGCCGACGCCAGTGGCCCGCGCGTGGCCGCGCTGCTCACCGCACACGGCTTTGAAGTCGTAGCCACGGTCATCGTGCCCGACAACCGGCGGCAGATCGTGGCTGCGCTGCGGGCGGCGGCGCGTGCCGCCGCGCTGGTGGTCACCACCGGCGGTACTGGCTGCGCGCCCCGCGACATCACGCCCGAGGCCACTGCGCAGGTCATCGAGCGCGCCGCGCCCGGCCTGGCCGAGGCCATGCGCGCCGCCGGTGCGCACAAACAGCCGCGCGCGTGGCTGAGCCGCGGCATCGCCGGCCTCTACGGCCGTAGCCTCATTCTGAATTTGCCCGGCAGCCCGGCTGGTGCGGCCGAAAGCCTCGAGGCCATCATCGAGATCCTGCCGCATGCAATTGACAACGCCGCTGCTGCCGATCACAAGGAGGCCTAGGCGATGCGGGTGAAGGTGCTGCTGTTTGCCGCGCTCGCCGAACAATATGGCGCGCGCCAGCTCGCGCTCGACCTGCCTTCCGGCGCCGCTGCGGGTGCGGTGTGGGAAATGCTGCGGCGCGATCATCCGCAATGGGGCGAAATCGGCCACGCGGTTCTGCTCGCGGTCAACGGCGAGTTTCAGCCCGCGACGGCGCCGCTCACCGCCGGCGACACCGTGGCGCTGCTGCCGCCCATGTCGGGAGGATCGTCGGGAGGAAGCGGCACCAGCCACACCGCCCTCGTGCGCGGTCCCTTGCCGCCGCCGCCCGCCTGGGTCGATGCGGGCATCGGCGCCACGGTGCGCTTCGACGGCATCGCGCGCGATCACACGCCCGCCGCGCCCGGCAAACAGGTGCTCCGGCTCGAATACGAAGCCTATGAGGAGATGGCGGCTGCACGTCTGGCCGCGATTGCCGACGAGGCCACCGAGCGCTGGGGCCTGCGCGGCCTCGAGATGGTCCATCGCCTCGGCAGCGTGCCCGTGGGCGAAGCCAGCGTGCGCGTGATCACCGCCGCGGCTCATCGCGCTGCCGCCTTTGACGCCTGCCGCTTCGCTATCGACACCCTCAAACGCTCAGTTCCGATCTGGAAGAAAGAATTCTTTGCCGACGGCAGTCACTGGGCGGACGGTGACTTCCCCGCCGGCCCCGCGGGCCCGGTGGACAACGCCTCGCGCGGCGCCCACAAGGGGTAGTCCAGCCCCGCGAGGCGATTGATCACAATCGCTTGCAGCGTCAGCGCGGCCACCGCCAGCTCAATCACGAGAAGATAAAATGGCCGTGTCACGATGCCCAGCGACACGATGAGCGTGGTGGCGCCCGCGGGCGGATGCGCCGCCTTGAGCAGAATCATCAGCGCGCCCGTCAGCGCCAGCGAGAGCGAAGCCGCCAGCAAACGGTGAAAGCCCATCACCTGCGTCGCCGGCGGCGCATGCGTGAGGCCAAACACGACCAGAGTGAAATAGCCGCAGGCGATGCCGATGGCATGGCCGTAGATGGTGTTGCGGGGCGAAGCGGTCGGGGAGTCCGGCGTGAAGAAGAACAGAAACGCGGTGGGACCGAGTGACGGAAAAATATCGGGCGTATGCATCAGCATGCCCACCAACGCCATGATCCCCAGGCTGAGGAAACCGTTGATGAACACGAACGCGGCCCAGATGGGTCGCGCTGGAAAACGGCCTAACAGCGACGTCAGCCGCAGCCGGCGCAACAGAACCGGCACCACCGCCGGCTCCAGCAGCCGCAGCCGCCCGGCATCAGAGGCGCGGCGCTTAGCCGCCAAGCAATTCCTGCTCCAGGGCAATGGCGCGGGGAAACAGCGCGGTGTCTTCCAGTTCGATGTGAACTTTCATGTCCTCGTCGAAGGCCTTGAGGGCGTCGTAGAGCGCGCGCACCTCTTCCGCCGCCTCTGCCGGGGCAACAAATCCGCCGGTTTCGTCGCGCATCTGCGCCAAAAGCTTTTCCGCCTCGCCATGCTCCATCACCATCATGCGGATGGGATTGCCAACGCTGCCGAAGGCGGGCTGCGGCGGCGGCGTATGCTCGCGCTGCGCCACCGCGAACTTGGCGATCAGCGGGAACAGCATCATCTCTTCTTTGGCCAGATGCTGTGACAACGCCTGGCACAGCGTCGCAAAGCCAGAGGTCAGTTTCGCTCCGCCGCCGCTCCCGGCGGTGACGAACATGGCCTGCATCCGGACCATTTCCTTGCGGCAATAGGCATGGTGGGTGCTGACGATGTGGGTCATCAGCTCTGGCAGCGGTGCATTTTTCCAATCGGTTGTCATGGTTGATTCCCCGCGGCAGCAGTAGCAGGCGCCCTCGCCGAGGGTGGCAGTTTGTGGCGCGAAAGCAGGAAAGCCAGTACGCTCTGCAAATCCTGTTGCGAGATATTGCCGTTGTAGGACGGCATGTTGGTGGCCCCGCTGAAGATGCGGGTGGTGATCTGCTCGGCAGTCAGCCGGTCGCCGACGTCGCTCAGGTTCGGTCCGCGCACGCCGCCGTAGCCGTCGATGGTGTGGCAGAACTCGCAGCCCTTGTCGTAAAACACTTTGGCGCCCGCCGCTTCCGGCCCGGTGGCCGTGCCCACCACCGACACCGGCAGCGGCTTGGCATTAAAGCGCGGCGACCAGGGAGCGATGGCGCCGAGGTGGCTGAAGTAGGCGATGGTAATGACAATGCCGGCGACGATGACAATGGACCAGGGCCGGTGAATGAGGCTGCGCTCGCCCCGGCTGCCGGCAAAGGGCAGCGCAAACAACAGCCCGAAGAAGATCAGCGGCGCCAGTATGATGACGTAGTTTTCCGTCCAGCGCGGAATCACCGACAGCAGCGCGTAGTACCAGAGCAAGTACCAATCTGGCCGGGGCGAAGCGCCCATCAGCGTTGGGTCGGGCGCCTGGCCGATTTTTTCCGGACCCAGCGTCATTGCCAGCCCAAAAATGATGGCGATGACGATGAAGCCAAAGACGGCGTCGCGCCAGGCGGCGTCGGGGAAGAAGGGCTCGCCGTCGCGCGCCAGTAACCCCTTGTACCAGACGCGGTAGGTGCGCGGGTCCACCGGCCGGCCAGTCTTGGGCGGCTCGGAAATGCCGTTGTGGACCACCAGGTACAGGTGCAGCCCCAGAACCAAAAAGATCAGTACCGGGATGAAAAATACATGTAACGCGAAGAAGCGGCTGAGCGTGGCTCCGCCCGCGGTGTCGCCG
This region includes:
- a CDS encoding HPP family protein, whose protein sequence is MRLLEPAVVPVLLRRLRLTSLLGRFPARPIWAAFVFINGFLSLGIMALVGMLMHTPDIFPSLGPTAFLFFFTPDSPTASPRNTIYGHAIGIACGYFTLVVFGLTHAPPATQVMGFHRLLAASLSLALTGALMILLKAAHPPAGATTLIVSLGIVTRPFYLLVIELAVAALTLQAIVINRLAGLDYPLWAPREALSTGPAGPAGKSPSAQ
- a CDS encoding c-type cytochrome: MSPLTDKPSDRPPAWKRAWLWFDDLTGTSAMLHPLLFHRVPRAKKSAWLYVLGSATLFVFLVQIVTGIALSSSYVASSGQAYQTLLFISSSTFGHIVRGIHYWGASAMVVLIGIHAIRVYLMASYKYPRQMNWLSGVVLLILVLGMAFTGQLLRWDQNGFWSAVVGAEQAGRSPFIGNWFGHLVLGGDTAGGATLSRFFALHVFFIPVLIFLVLGLHLYLVVHNGISEPPKTGRPVDPRTYRVWYKGLLARDGEPFFPDAAWRDAVFGFIVIAIIFGLAMTLGPEKIGQAPDPTLMGASPRPDWYLLWYYALLSVIPRWTENYVIILAPLIFFGLLFALPFAGSRGERSLIHRPWSIVIVAGIVITIAYFSHLGAIAPWSPRFNAKPLPVSVVGTATGPEAAGAKVFYDKGCEFCHTIDGYGGVRGPNLSDVGDRLTAEQITTRIFSGATNMPSYNGNISQQDLQSVLAFLLSRHKLPPSARAPATAAAGNQP
- a CDS encoding molybdopterin synthase, with amino-acid sequence MRVKVLLFAALAEQYGARQLALDLPSGAAAGAVWEMLRRDHPQWGEIGHAVLLAVNGEFQPATAPLTAGDTVALLPPMSGGSSGGSGTSHTALVRGPLPPPPAWVDAGIGATVRFDGIARDHTPAAPGKQVLRLEYEAYEEMAAARLAAIADEATERWGLRGLEMVHRLGSVPVGEASVRVITAAAHRAAAFDACRFAIDTLKRSVPIWKKEFFADGSHWADGDFPAGPAGPVDNASRGAHKG
- the moaA gene encoding GTP 3',8-cyclase MoaA, whose product is MARSEARDGWSWPEHQPLCAVYTRALLPWLTAVGSGPVPSLAGILAQAPQQCLAPAELARFGTRLFDNLNTPADYQHLRGGLYDSFGRAITDLRLSVTESCNYRCVYCRYGDPGHTATEPLPWPQLERLAKVFVGLGIRKIRLTGGEPLLRAGLVEFVQFLSAMGGIETALTTNGHLLAPKAEALHAAGLNRVTVSLDSLQTAKAARITRVSGGLPHVLAAIRAAADVGLAPLKVNVVLVRGVNDDEIEDFAAFARERAIALRFIEFMPLEQGELWSRERVVPIAELRERIERVFPLEAIAPRWSETARRFRFADGAPGEIGIIAPVSSPFCNQCSRVRVTADGQLRTCLFSLREWDLRPALEAGDEAALTDLIRRAVLLKEERHHIGEPGFHKPDRAMVRIGG
- a CDS encoding MogA/MoaB family molybdenum cofactor biosynthesis protein; protein product: MVITVSDRSARGERADASGPRVAALLTAHGFEVVATVIVPDNRRQIVAALRAAARAAALVVTTGGTGCAPRDITPEATAQVIERAAPGLAEAMRAAGAHKQPRAWLSRGIAGLYGRSLILNLPGSPAGAAESLEAIIEILPHAIDNAAAADHKEA
- a CDS encoding molybdopterin molybdenumtransferase MoeA, with protein sequence MTRLSHPEPQTAFHQHPPAQECGLGTARQRVIDTAAAVRRQRDWPRRPLAQVPLPAAPVLAEPVQSDRPWPPFRRAMRDGYALRAADLGAPLRCVGEVRAGSGEAPRAGSGGCVAIMTGAAVPAELDTVVMIEHTQIDSDGRIVVNAGEHKGDNIAKVGSDSPAGAVVAAAGRRVTPAMIAAAASAGVTELVVFQPPRVAIIASGDELVAATAQPGAAQIRNSNGPMLQAQCRRYGAEVVYERLVRDEAAALEAALQEALTLGADVIVFAGGASVGSADLVAPLLDSIGVRLAFDAVRVRPGRPVLFGELGGRLYFGLPGNPLGAMLSCALLVRPAFELLAGLDADAITPVTVSAAMGFDYAGKPLQLDSFRPVRLRANRLRVETVDVRYHGSADLAAAAAADAFVHISPGVTVLPSGATVGVVLL
- the moaC gene encoding cyclic pyranopterin monophosphate synthase MoaC, which translates into the protein MPKPQLSHLHPRGGVRMVTVTGKPATARVAGASARVHLPPAMLRTLRRGAGAKGEVLEIARIAGIQAAKRTGELIPLCHPLPLTGIEMDARYIRDGIELRSTVATTAPTGVEMEALTAVSVAALTVYDMAKALGHEITFDVRLEHKSGGRSGSWKRGA